In Solanum stenotomum isolate F172 unplaced genomic scaffold, ASM1918654v1 scaffold28043, whole genome shotgun sequence, the sequence CGTATTCTCTCATCTCCTTCATACTCAGTCTTAAGATAATTCCATACCTCTTTTGCCAACTTCAGAGACATGATACGAGTGAAGACAGTGGATGAAACTGCAGCAAATAAACATGCCTTTGCctttgatttcctaattttcCTTTCCTGGTGATTTTTAATTTGCGCCATCGTGGGATTGTTTGGCAAGGGAGCAATGATGTATTCATCTTCTACAGCCTCCCAGAGATCCAAAACTTCCAGATATGCCTGCATTCTAACAACCCATATTCGATAACTTTCTCCACCAAAAGTTGGTGGTGCCATTGAAGAAAAACCTGCTTCTCCGTTCATGGTATTCACAAAATTTGATTGGCTCCCACACACACAGGTCCGTTAAGAAATAAAGCTCCTGATACCAATTGAAGGTTTTAAAAACCTGTTTAAGCTAAATAACACAAAGGGAAATCAAAGACTGCgcctaaaacaaaaaaagacgagagagagaaaaaagaatgaaagcagaagaagaagaattttatTAATGCTTCAGATTAGATATATAAGAGCCTAgaatgaaaagtaaaaaaataataactcacGATCTAGCAGCTCAGTTAACAACTCCTAAATAATAGGAAAGCATGACTAACAACTAATTGACTAAGTCTTACTTAAAACATAggcaataaaattaaatttactgCAGTTCAAAAGCAGATTCTTAACAACATCCTCGTATATCAAGCCAAATCCTATCCCTCCAGTGTCATCTAACATATTATAGCCAAGCCATATTTGGTCTAGTTTGGGTTCAAGAAGATCAATCTCAACCTTAATCTTAGCTACATTGCCTCGAGACTTAGAGTACATATGTCGAGCAACATCAAAGGCGACAACAATTCCAACAACACTTAAGATCTTAGAGACTATCCCATCTAAAGAGATGCCAAGAAAGTTTGTGAATGAGAATCCAAACAGTATCAATACATGTTTTCACTTGTGGTTTGAAATCCGGAGACCATTTAAAGACTTTCATATAAGGATATCTTCAATAGGATATGATTGTAATCACTCTCATGAAATCTAAGTAGACATGTTAGAGATTGATAGACTGTTAAAGCATTCATACAATTAAGATTTTCAAATAAGGATTTGAGGaacctattagaataggaatacaTTCAAGTGTTATTTTGCTTGGCTATATATGGGTAGTAATAGTGTTATTATTACAAGAAAAGTTACATATGTTCTTGATTTGTTTCCCTTTCTTCTCATAAATCTTTACTCTCTTTTTTCAACATTCAATATCTTCATAGAAAAATTTCTCGAAAGCATCGACATGAGCAAGTTGAAGAACAATTGCAACAGTCAAAGATCCATCCCCTTCATTCTCTGGTAGTATAACACAATCACCATCATACTCATGAATTCCTGGGCTCATATGTATCTCTTTGCCCCATCCAAAATCCAACCCCAATACTGGCAAACTTATCCAACTTATCACACCAAGATTAGGATTCCCATAGAAAGGACCCTCCTTGTTTCTAAATGCATGAATATCTTGATATATTGACAAATCCTCTTgttttttcaagaaattaatCGTTGAGTTTGCGTAATCACTTGTCACCAAATTAATAGCTTCCCTAACCCTTTTAGCAGTACACTCCAATGGGCTCGAGGCAATGTCACCTGAGGCCCCGGTGGCAATGACATCAACGATGGCATTGCCAAAGTAGGTATTAGGCAAAGGTGGATCCATTTTTTTACGTATGTTAACACAAATGCATAAATTTGTAGGCTGCTCAAATTTATGACCTCTTGCCTTACATGCACATCTCCATATATGAGCAGTCACAACTTCATAACGCGTGTAACTACGCTCTTTACTATCCTCAATACTTCTTCCTTGATTTGCTTTTTCCCTCAACATTTCTACTTGAGGTTTAGTAAGTTTTAACATAGCGCCTTtcgtttcttttttcttctcgtTTTCAGTACTGGACTTTCCAATTAAAA encodes:
- the LOC125851599 gene encoding spermidine hydroxycinnamoyl transferase-like, which gives rise to MLKLTKPQVEMLREKANQGRSIEDSKERSYTRYEVVTAHIWRCACKARGHKFEQPTNLCICVNIRKKMDPPLPNTYFGNAIVDVIATGASGDIASSPLECTAKRVREAINLVTSDYANSTINFLKKQEDLSIYQDIHAFRNKEGPFYGNPNLGVISWISLPVLGLDFGWGKEIHMSPGIHEYDGDCVILPENEGDGSLTVAIVLQLAHVDAFEKFFYEDIEC